The sequence GGATATACGGCGATCGACCGACACGGTGCGATCAAGGGAACAGCGCTGACCGCATGGCGCATCCTGCGATGCAATCCGTGGTCACCCGGCGGTGTGGATCATGTCCCGCCACGCAAGCGTCCGCGCTGGCACGAGTTGCTGCGCAACGCTCTGCGCGGCGGCAAGGGCGGGGACTCCGCCGCTGATGTGCCGCCCGGGGGGTCGGTCTCCGAACCCCTGAGCCCGGCCACAGAGACCTCGTCCAAAGCTCAAGGAGCCTGATTAGTGGACACGATTGCCAGTCTGTTCAGCTTTATCACCACACCTGTCTCATGGGTCATCGTCCAGTTCCACAAGCTGTACGGAGCGATGTTCGGTGATGACACGGGCTGGGCCTGGGGCCTGTCCATCGTGTCCCTGGTGGTGCTGATCCGGATCTGCCTGATCCCGCTTTTCGTGAAGCAGATCAAGTCGACCCGGAACATGCAGGTGCTCCAGCCGAAGATGAAGGCGATCCAGGAGCGCTACAAGAACGACAAACAGCGTCAGTCCGAAGAGATGATGAAGCTGTACAAGGAGACGGGTACCAACCCGCTCTCCTCGTGCCTTCCCATCCTGGCGCAGTCCCCGTTCTTCTTCGCCCTGTATCACGTGCTCTCGGCCATCGCCTCGGGCA is a genomic window of Streptomyces sp. NBC_01237 containing:
- the yidD gene encoding membrane protein insertion efficiency factor YidD, whose amino-acid sequence is MKYPLLALIKLYQWTISPLLGPVCRYYPSCSHYGYTAIDRHGAIKGTALTAWRILRCNPWSPGGVDHVPPRKRPRWHELLRNALRGGKGGDSAADVPPGGSVSEPLSPATETSSKAQGA